The Nitrosospira lacus genome window below encodes:
- a CDS encoding DUF423 domain-containing protein, with amino-acid sequence MPRTFLMLGAINAFLCVALGAFGAHGLKQRLSTDMLAVYQTGVQYHFYHALGLLAVGLILLHFPKSRLIVFSGWSMVAGIILFSVSLYALSLTGVRGLGAITPLGGVAFLSAWAMLAYGVWSAK; translated from the coding sequence ATGCCAAGAACCTTCCTCATGCTCGGCGCTATCAACGCATTTCTGTGCGTAGCTCTCGGCGCTTTCGGCGCGCATGGTCTGAAACAGCGGCTTTCCACCGACATGCTTGCGGTGTATCAAACCGGGGTACAGTATCATTTTTATCATGCGCTGGGTCTGCTCGCGGTGGGTCTGATACTGCTGCACTTTCCCAAATCCAGACTGATCGTGTTCTCCGGTTGGTCGATGGTTGCGGGAATCATTTTGTTCTCAGTCAGCCTGTATGCACTAAGTTTGACAGGGGTACGCGGACTCGGCGCGATAACGCCGCTGGGCGGGGTAGCGTTTCTAAGCGCATGGGCGATGCTTGCGTATGGTGTATGGTCGGCCAAATGA
- the xseA gene encoding exodeoxyribonuclease VII large subunit, producing the protein MNFLMEMEIARTVLSVSELNRGAKDLLEQAFPLLWVSGEISNIKCYGSGHWYFSLKDSSAQVRCVMFRDKNQYLGWEPRDGMQVEVRALVTLYQARGDFQLNVETIRRLGLGTLFEAFEQLRGRLGKEGLFEPDRKKPLPLFPKQLGVITSPAAAALHDVLATLRRRMPSLPVVVYPTPVQGAGAAVKIAAAIQKAASRAECDVLIVCRGGGSIEDLWPFNEEIVARAIAACPLPIISGVGHETDFTIADFVADIRAPTPTGASQLVCPDREEIWHRAKILYGRIQRDMQRSIEGRMQNTDLLAGRLIHPGERIENQLIHLQRLRERLAASWQRNLEIRYWRLRDLDQRITVTRPDVSRLIERQHELGLRLNRAGARRIEMLMMSLRRQEANLAHLHPASVLERGYSIAYTADGTILRNSDQIGVGDLIRVEFAKGWSKANVSEKGE; encoded by the coding sequence ATGAATTTTCTTATGGAAATGGAGATTGCTCGCACTGTCTTGAGTGTGAGTGAATTAAACCGTGGCGCTAAGGACTTGCTTGAGCAGGCATTTCCATTGTTATGGGTGAGCGGCGAAATTTCGAATATCAAATGCTACGGTTCGGGGCACTGGTATTTTTCCCTTAAGGATTCGAGCGCTCAAGTACGTTGCGTCATGTTCCGGGATAAAAACCAGTATCTGGGCTGGGAGCCCAGGGACGGCATGCAGGTGGAAGTGCGTGCGCTTGTGACGTTGTACCAGGCGCGCGGAGATTTTCAGTTGAACGTCGAGACCATCCGGCGGCTAGGGTTAGGTACGTTATTCGAGGCTTTTGAGCAACTCAGGGGCCGATTGGGAAAAGAGGGACTGTTTGAGCCTGACCGGAAAAAACCACTGCCATTATTCCCAAAACAGCTTGGCGTCATTACTTCCCCGGCCGCTGCCGCATTGCATGATGTTCTAGCGACATTGCGGCGGCGCATGCCTTCCCTGCCGGTAGTCGTATACCCCACGCCGGTGCAGGGAGCTGGAGCGGCCGTAAAAATAGCCGCAGCTATTCAGAAGGCTGCGAGCCGTGCGGAGTGTGATGTGCTGATCGTATGCCGGGGGGGTGGCAGCATCGAGGATCTGTGGCCGTTTAACGAAGAAATCGTGGCGCGGGCGATTGCCGCATGCCCCCTTCCTATTATTAGTGGCGTGGGTCACGAGACCGATTTTACCATTGCTGATTTTGTCGCCGACATTCGCGCACCCACGCCGACGGGCGCATCCCAGCTCGTCTGTCCGGATCGGGAAGAAATATGGCATCGTGCGAAAATTCTGTATGGCCGTATACAACGGGATATGCAGCGGAGTATCGAAGGCCGTATGCAAAATACCGATTTGCTCGCCGGCCGGCTGATACATCCCGGCGAGCGGATCGAGAATCAGCTGATACACCTTCAGCGTTTGCGTGAACGCCTCGCCGCTTCGTGGCAACGGAATTTGGAGATCCGATACTGGCGCCTGCGCGACCTGGATCAGCGCATTACCGTTACCCGGCCTGACGTTTCCCGCCTGATCGAGCGGCAGCATGAACTCGGTCTGCGGCTGAACCGGGCGGGTGCCCGCCGCATTGAAATGCTCATGATGAGTTTGCGGCGTCAGGAGGCCAACCTTGCGCATCTTCACCCTGCGTCGGTATTGGAGCGCGGCTACAGTATCGCTTATACCGCCGATGGCACGATACTGAGAAATAGTGATCAGATTGGCGTCGGCGATCTCATACGGGTGGAATTTGCCAAAGGGTGGAGCAAGGCAAACGTGTCGGAGAAGGGCGAGTAG
- a CDS encoding MotA/TolQ/ExbB proton channel family protein, which produces MFALIQAAGWPIWPIILASVVAAGIIGERLWTLRLGVVTPRDLLPEVVHEYRKSGVSEDMLTRLQNHSPLGQIFAAGLRNDKSTREIMKESIEEAGRSVAHDLERYLTTLGTIASLSPLMGLFGTLVGMIEIFGANTSSTGSGNPAQLAHGISVALYNAAFGILVAIPSMIFYRHFRAKVDALVVEMELQALKLVEIIHGERRD; this is translated from the coding sequence GTGTTCGCTTTGATTCAAGCTGCCGGCTGGCCAATCTGGCCGATTATTCTGGCCTCCGTCGTTGCTGCCGGCATTATTGGTGAGCGCTTATGGACTTTGCGCCTGGGCGTGGTAACGCCGAGAGACCTCCTGCCGGAAGTGGTGCACGAGTACCGGAAAAGCGGTGTCAGTGAAGATATGCTTACCCGTCTCCAGAATCATTCTCCCCTTGGGCAGATTTTTGCGGCGGGTTTGAGAAATGACAAGAGCACGCGCGAGATCATGAAGGAGTCCATCGAAGAAGCGGGGCGTTCAGTAGCTCATGACCTTGAGCGTTATCTCACCACGCTGGGAACCATCGCTTCCCTGAGTCCGCTGATGGGTCTGTTCGGAACCCTGGTGGGCATGATCGAAATTTTTGGCGCGAATACGTCTTCTACCGGGAGCGGCAATCCGGCACAACTCGCTCATGGTATTTCCGTGGCGCTTTATAATGCGGCATTCGGCATCCTGGTAGCTATTCCCAGCATGATTTTTTATCGTCACTTCCGCGCCAAGGTGGATGCACTGGTGGTGGAAATGGAATTACAAGCGTTAAAGCTGGTGGAAATCATTCACGGCGAGCGGCGGGACTGA
- a CDS encoding ExbD/TolR family protein, with translation MNFQRGRQKEEPEINLVPMIDVLLVILIFLMITTTYSRFSELEINLPQATSGEPADRPNVIDISISATGSYTVNRTPVKNPSTEGLSSELRAAAANRPDPVIVINADAHAAHQSVIAVMEAARLAGYGRITFTTENPR, from the coding sequence ATGAATTTCCAGCGCGGCCGACAAAAAGAAGAGCCTGAAATTAATCTGGTGCCAATGATCGATGTATTACTGGTAATTCTGATTTTCCTGATGATTACCACTACATACTCGAGATTTTCCGAACTCGAAATCAATCTGCCGCAGGCAACGTCCGGCGAACCTGCTGACCGCCCCAATGTCATCGACATCTCGATCAGCGCTACCGGGAGCTATACGGTCAACCGTACACCCGTTAAAAACCCAAGCACTGAAGGACTCAGCAGTGAATTACGCGCCGCGGCGGCGAATCGCCCTGATCCGGTGATCGTTATCAACGCGGATGCACACGCCGCGCATCAGTCGGTTATAGCGGTCATGGAGGCAGCCCGTCTGGCGGGATACGGTCGCATTACTTTCACGACAGAAAACCCTCGATAA
- a CDS encoding Trm112 family protein → MDAKLLDILVCPLCKGPLLYRKSENELICKADRLVFPIKDGIPVMLEDEARKLPPEEEV, encoded by the coding sequence ATGGATGCAAAATTGCTGGATATTCTGGTATGTCCATTGTGCAAGGGACCGCTACTTTACAGAAAATCGGAGAATGAGCTGATCTGCAAGGCGGATCGGCTGGTTTTCCCCATTAAGGATGGCATACCGGTGATGCTGGAAGACGAGGCACGCAAACTGCCTCCCGAAGAAGAAGTTTAG
- a CDS encoding ADP-ribosylglycohydrolase family protein, which produces MKNPNSTAILGALVADSAALGLHWLYDPVRIAEIEAARGLAFLRPDADNYAGAKGYFAHGGKSPGDSTSYGETCLLMLRHLAKHGKFDRVGYQTEYRAHFGPGGAFVGYVDSPTRQTLRTLLSTESPEFPAASGADDDQHPALAALPALVATHIGTLDELLDRIDEAVRVTNNNELAVAAARCSAAALFEVLQGAPMGMALTHALPFAGNTLTPLLEEALALPTLDCVAAARRFGMSCHVAEGLPVIFHIAQHASGYRNAIESNIRAGGDSCGRSIVLGALVAAHAAIHNSSGFPVPLSWLARYGKFAMAADALAAL; this is translated from the coding sequence ATGAAGAATCCCAATAGCACCGCCATTCTTGGCGCCCTTGTGGCGGATTCCGCCGCGCTTGGTCTGCATTGGCTTTACGATCCGGTGCGCATTGCGGAAATTGAAGCGGCCCGGGGATTAGCATTCCTGCGCCCTGATGCCGACAATTATGCGGGCGCGAAAGGGTACTTCGCCCATGGTGGCAAATCTCCCGGAGACTCGACCAGCTACGGCGAGACGTGCCTGTTGATGCTGAGGCATCTGGCAAAACATGGAAAATTCGATCGTGTCGGGTATCAGACCGAATACCGCGCACACTTCGGGCCCGGTGGCGCATTCGTGGGTTATGTCGATTCCCCGACCCGTCAGACTTTGCGCACGCTGTTATCAACGGAGTCCCCTGAGTTTCCGGCGGCATCCGGTGCTGATGATGATCAGCATCCTGCCCTGGCAGCGCTTCCAGCGCTGGTTGCAACTCACATCGGAACGCTGGACGAACTGCTTGACCGGATCGACGAAGCCGTGCGCGTAACCAATAACAATGAACTGGCGGTCGCCGCGGCGCGGTGTTCAGCGGCAGCTTTGTTTGAAGTGTTGCAAGGTGCTCCGATGGGCATGGCATTGACGCATGCCCTGCCATTTGCGGGGAATACGCTCACGCCCCTGCTTGAAGAGGCGCTTGCTCTGCCCACCCTGGATTGCGTTGCAGCTGCCCGGCGCTTCGGCATGTCCTGCCATGTCGCGGAAGGCTTGCCGGTAATTTTCCATATTGCGCAGCATGCGTCAGGCTATCGTAATGCAATCGAATCCAACATTCGTGCCGGCGGCGATAGTTGCGGGCGCTCAATCGTGCTAGGCGCCCTGGTTGCGGCACATGCGGCGATACACAATAGCTCCGGATTCCCTGTTCCACTATCGTGGCTGGCACGATATGGCAAGTTTGCCATGGCTGCCGACGCGCTTGCGGCACTCTGA
- a CDS encoding sulfurtransferase TusA family protein — protein sequence MNCDSELDVRGLHCPLPILRTKKSLAEMTTGQVLKILATDPGAVIDFQVFADQTGNELLSSSETAGEFMFYLKKK from the coding sequence ATGAATTGCGATAGTGAACTGGATGTGCGCGGCCTGCACTGCCCCTTGCCCATTCTGCGAACAAAGAAATCCCTGGCGGAAATGACTACCGGGCAAGTACTAAAAATCCTGGCAACCGATCCTGGCGCGGTGATTGATTTCCAGGTCTTCGCTGATCAGACGGGCAATGAACTGTTATCCTCCTCGGAAACCGCCGGAGAATTCATGTTTTACCTGAAAAAGAAATAA
- the argJ gene encoding bifunctional glutamate N-acetyltransferase/amino-acid acetyltransferase ArgJ codes for MPVNFIPSLPEQLLPVKGVSLGITEAGIRKSGRKDLLVIALDDGANVAGIFTQNAFCAAPVAVAKEHLSNPDSRSSIRALAINTGNANAGTGKEGIAHARATCAELARLLSCASHQVLPFSTGVIMEPLPLEKIITGLPAAVADLKPDNWFAASQAIMTTDIVPKAVSKQISLDGMTVTVTGIAKGSGMIHPNMATMLSYIATDAALTQPLLEEIVRHAAAKSFNRITVDGDTSTNDAFILIGTGRAGNQAIVDKASPGFTALQDAVTEVAAWLAQAIVRDGEGATKFITIRIEGGRTPDECNQAAYAIARSPLVKTAFFASDPNLGRILAAIGYAGINGLDVNRLQLYLDDVLVAENGGRASGYREQDGQRVMKQSEITVRVVLDRGSASTTIWTCDLSYDYVKINADYRS; via the coding sequence ATGCCTGTTAACTTCATCCCCTCCCTCCCCGAGCAATTACTTCCGGTAAAAGGTGTGTCTCTCGGCATTACAGAAGCCGGAATCCGCAAATCCGGCCGTAAGGATTTGCTCGTGATCGCACTGGATGACGGTGCAAACGTTGCCGGTATTTTTACGCAAAACGCTTTTTGCGCTGCACCGGTGGCCGTTGCCAAAGAGCATCTTTCGAATCCGGATTCCAGATCCTCGATCCGCGCATTAGCCATCAATACCGGAAATGCCAATGCAGGCACGGGCAAGGAAGGAATTGCGCACGCCCGCGCAACTTGTGCCGAGCTCGCCCGATTGCTGAGCTGTGCCAGTCATCAAGTGCTGCCCTTTTCCACCGGGGTGATCATGGAGCCCCTGCCGCTGGAAAAAATTATCACGGGTTTGCCCGCGGCGGTAGCCGATCTCAAGCCGGACAACTGGTTCGCTGCCTCCCAGGCAATCATGACAACCGATATCGTCCCCAAGGCGGTCTCGAAACAGATTTCACTCGACGGCATGACCGTGACTGTTACCGGCATTGCAAAAGGCTCCGGGATGATCCATCCCAACATGGCGACGATGCTGAGTTATATAGCCACCGATGCGGCCTTGACTCAACCGCTGTTGGAGGAAATCGTGCGGCATGCGGCAGCCAAGTCATTTAACCGCATCACCGTGGACGGCGATACATCCACTAATGACGCTTTCATTCTGATTGGCACGGGTCGTGCGGGCAATCAAGCCATCGTGGATAAAGCAAGCCCCGGATTCACCGCACTGCAAGATGCGGTAACAGAAGTTGCGGCGTGGCTTGCGCAAGCGATCGTGCGTGATGGCGAGGGGGCCACCAAGTTCATTACCATACGGATTGAAGGAGGCAGGACACCGGACGAATGCAACCAAGCCGCATACGCCATTGCTCGCTCACCACTCGTTAAAACCGCTTTCTTTGCATCTGATCCCAATCTGGGCCGAATACTCGCGGCCATTGGTTATGCGGGCATAAACGGACTTGACGTGAACAGGTTGCAGCTCTATCTGGATGATGTATTGGTTGCAGAGAATGGAGGGAGGGCATCCGGCTACCGGGAACAGGACGGCCAGCGAGTGATGAAACAATCGGAAATCACCGTACGGGTTGTGCTTGATCGGGGATCGGCATCTACCACGATATGGACCTGCGATCTGTCTTATGATTATGTAAAGATCAATGCGGATTATCGAAGCTAG
- a CDS encoding EF-hand domain-containing protein, with translation MNNMPSKKSISSLALGTAIAAVLGAAPIASAGESPFAVQSLGKGYMVAEYHEGSKKEGYGEKKSGEGRCGMSMADTDKDGRVSKEEHARHSQLMFERMDTNGDGYIDKDEANKMRMKHRRDHSSRSGQGYGSGDQSPLAGEYEAGWGGKNLQHMKPMGE, from the coding sequence ATGAATAATATGCCCAGCAAAAAATCAATCAGCTCTCTCGCTCTTGGAACCGCTATTGCCGCCGTGCTTGGCGCTGCACCCATCGCCTCCGCGGGGGAGAGCCCTTTCGCCGTGCAATCTCTAGGTAAAGGCTACATGGTGGCGGAGTATCATGAGGGCAGTAAAAAGGAAGGATATGGTGAAAAGAAGTCCGGTGAAGGCCGGTGTGGAATGTCCATGGCGGATACTGATAAAGATGGCCGGGTCAGCAAGGAAGAACATGCTCGTCATAGTCAGTTGATGTTTGAAAGAATGGATACCAACGGAGATGGGTATATCGACAAGGATGAGGCGAATAAAATGAGAATGAAGCATAGGCGCGATCATTCGAGCCGATCCGGGCAGGGCTACGGGTCCGGTGATCAATCTCCGCTGGCCGGTGAATACGAGGCGGGATGGGGTGGGAAAAACTTGCAGCACATGAAACCCATGGGCGAATAG
- a CDS encoding ATP-binding protein produces the protein MNNWDTLYGRAEILLSRLEGLLSIEQPDPGWDTAVAFRWRKYGHIGFIQPVAHPHHVTLDALRGVERQKELLDRNTRQFVQGYPANNALLTGARGTGKSSLVKAMLNKYAPAGLRLIEVEKHDLTGLHDIVEKICQRPERFILYCDDLSFESDEPGYKTLKVVLDGSIATASENVLVYATSNRRHLMPESMRDNLDTRHIEGEIHPSESVEEKISLSERFGLWLSFYPFDQDEYLDIASQWLAYFGIREMTPHAREAALQWALGRGSRSGRVAWQFARDWTGKRKTEFGGER, from the coding sequence ATGAATAACTGGGACACGCTATACGGCCGCGCCGAAATACTGCTCTCCCGGCTGGAGGGACTGCTATCCATTGAGCAGCCTGACCCTGGCTGGGATACGGCGGTTGCATTCCGCTGGCGAAAATACGGTCATATCGGATTCATACAGCCAGTCGCCCACCCTCATCACGTTACGCTTGATGCATTGCGGGGCGTCGAGCGGCAAAAAGAACTTTTGGACCGGAACACTCGTCAGTTCGTGCAGGGCTATCCCGCGAATAATGCGCTGCTCACGGGCGCGCGGGGTACGGGCAAGTCGTCGCTGGTGAAGGCAATGCTTAATAAGTATGCCCCTGCGGGATTACGTCTAATTGAAGTGGAAAAGCATGACCTCACCGGTTTGCACGATATCGTCGAAAAGATATGCCAGCGCCCCGAGCGCTTCATTCTGTATTGCGACGACCTGTCGTTCGAGTCGGATGAGCCTGGCTACAAGACGTTGAAGGTGGTGCTGGACGGTTCCATCGCCACCGCTTCCGAGAATGTTCTGGTCTACGCCACTTCCAATCGCCGTCACCTGATGCCGGAATCCATGAGGGACAATCTGGATACGCGGCATATCGAGGGAGAAATCCATCCCAGTGAATCGGTCGAGGAGAAAATTTCGTTGTCGGAACGCTTCGGTCTATGGTTATCATTCTATCCTTTCGATCAGGACGAGTACCTGGATATTGCTAGCCAGTGGCTCGCCTATTTTGGAATCAGGGAAATGACTCCTCATGCACGTGAAGCGGCGCTGCAATGGGCGCTGGGGCGTGGTTCGCGGAGTGGGCGCGTCGCATGGCAGTTCGCGCGTGACTGGACAGGGAAACGGAAAACGGAATTCGGCGGGGAGCGGTAA
- a CDS encoding Nudix family hydrolase: MFHPSDIVEVAAAVITRLDGGFLLARRPAGKPYAGYWEFPGGKVKPDEPLLHALKRELMEELGIYVEHAYPWITRTFTYPHATVRLHFYRVVQWHGEPYPHENQELSWQFSNNVAVEPMLPANAPVLRALDLPPVYAITNAMEVGTNLSLQQIRHAVEGGARLVQVREKEMTHESLHVFAGEVVALAHRYGAKVLINGDIGLCREAGADGIHFPSAQLMNITELPGIDLCGASCHNAEELSQAERLGMSFAVLAPVLPTQSHPEAQTLGWRKFATLVRGCSLPVYALGGLRQDDLTTAWEHGGHGIAMMRAIG; this comes from the coding sequence ATGTTTCATCCTTCTGATATCGTTGAGGTAGCCGCTGCGGTCATTACCCGGCTTGATGGCGGCTTCCTTCTTGCCCGCAGGCCCGCGGGCAAGCCCTATGCCGGCTACTGGGAATTTCCCGGCGGCAAGGTGAAGCCCGATGAACCGCTGTTGCATGCCCTCAAGCGCGAGCTGATGGAAGAACTGGGCATATATGTCGAACACGCCTATCCCTGGATCACCCGCACCTTTACCTATCCTCATGCCACCGTGCGCCTGCATTTTTATCGCGTGGTGCAATGGCATGGCGAACCGTACCCTCATGAGAACCAGGAGCTGTCGTGGCAGTTTTCAAACAATGTCGCGGTTGAACCCATGCTGCCTGCTAATGCACCCGTATTGCGAGCGCTTGATCTGCCACCGGTTTACGCAATTACCAACGCGATGGAAGTGGGTACGAACCTTTCTTTGCAACAGATAAGGCACGCGGTGGAAGGGGGGGCGCGCCTGGTGCAAGTGCGTGAAAAGGAGATGACGCACGAGTCGTTGCATGTTTTTGCCGGTGAAGTAGTTGCATTGGCTCATCGTTACGGCGCCAAGGTTTTAATAAACGGTGATATTGGCTTGTGCCGCGAAGCTGGCGCGGATGGAATCCATTTCCCGTCAGCACAATTGATGAATATTACGGAACTGCCCGGCATCGACTTGTGCGGGGCGTCCTGTCACAATGCGGAAGAGCTTTCTCAAGCCGAGCGATTAGGGATGAGTTTTGCTGTACTCGCGCCAGTGCTGCCAACACAGAGTCATCCCGAAGCGCAAACGCTGGGGTGGCGAAAATTCGCCACCCTCGTTCGGGGATGCTCGCTTCCAGTATACGCGTTGGGTGGCTTGCGCCAGGACGATTTAACCACGGCATGGGAGCATGGCGGCCATGGCATCGCCATGATGCGGGCTATTGGGTAG
- the yacG gene encoding DNA gyrase inhibitor YacG, which produces MKQPVVNCPRCGRIVIWTNANRYRPFCSERCKMIDLGEWAAESYRIPEAEKQEGEALKDEE; this is translated from the coding sequence ATGAAGCAACCCGTCGTCAATTGCCCCCGGTGCGGCAGGATCGTTATCTGGACTAACGCCAATCGTTATCGCCCGTTTTGCTCGGAGCGCTGCAAGATGATCGACCTGGGGGAGTGGGCCGCAGAATCCTACCGCATTCCAGAAGCGGAGAAACAAGAGGGTGAGGCATTGAAGGATGAGGAATAG
- the petA gene encoding ubiquinol-cytochrome c reductase iron-sulfur subunit — MADFEKKQEMNSRRRFLIAATSVAGTIATAAVATPFVMSMMPSERAKAAGAPVEVDLSKLEPGMLLMVEWRGKVVWILDRTPDMLASLKQLDGQVADPKSEKPQQPAYAQNETRSIKPAILVVEGVCTHLGCSPVYRKDIAPADLGADWLGGFFCPCHGSKFDLAGRVYKSVPAPTNLVVPPHTYLSDNLLLIGSDRKESA; from the coding sequence ATGGCAGATTTTGAAAAAAAACAGGAAATGAATAGTCGGCGGCGTTTCCTTATCGCCGCAACTTCGGTGGCAGGCACGATCGCAACCGCCGCTGTCGCAACACCCTTCGTGATGAGCATGATGCCCAGTGAACGCGCCAAGGCGGCAGGGGCACCGGTTGAGGTGGATCTCAGCAAGCTCGAGCCGGGCATGCTATTGATGGTGGAATGGCGTGGCAAGGTTGTGTGGATATTGGACCGCACCCCCGACATGCTGGCCAGCCTGAAGCAGCTTGACGGTCAGGTCGCCGACCCTAAATCGGAAAAGCCCCAGCAGCCTGCTTACGCACAGAATGAAACCCGCTCCATCAAGCCGGCAATTCTGGTCGTGGAAGGTGTCTGCACCCATCTGGGATGTTCCCCCGTTTATCGCAAGGACATTGCTCCCGCGGATCTCGGAGCCGACTGGCTGGGTGGTTTTTTCTGTCCCTGCCATGGTTCCAAATTCGACCTGGCGGGCCGCGTCTACAAAAGTGTTCCCGCGCCGACCAACCTGGTTGTCCCCCCCCATACATATTTGAGCGACAATCTCCTGTTGATCGGGTCTGATCGTAAGGAGTCCGCATAA
- a CDS encoding cytochrome b gives MSKRLDSMVEWLDARFPLTETWKYHLAEYYAPKNFNFWYYFGSLAFLVLVNQLLTGIFLTMNYKPDASMAFASVEYIMRDVDFGWLIRYMHSTGASMFFVVVYLHMFRGMMYGSYRKPRELLWLIGMGIFFILMMLAFTGYILPWGQMSYWGAQVIISMIGAIPVIGQTLSNWILGDFMLSDAALNRFFAYHVVTLPVLLVTLVFVHVVALHEVGSNNPDGIEIKANKDPVTHIPVDGIPFHPYYTVKDIFGVVGFLIVFCGIIFFAPEMGGYFLEYNNFIPANTLQTPDHIAPVWYFTPYYSMLRAVTVNFLWIDAKLWGIVLMGASVAIFALLPWLDRSPVKSIRYKGPYFKIALTLFVISVFVLGWLGTKSPTPLYTLLAQIFTVIYFAFFVLMPWYSKIDKTKPEPTRVKE, from the coding sequence ATGAGCAAGCGACTGGATTCAATGGTGGAATGGCTGGATGCACGTTTTCCTTTGACCGAGACCTGGAAGTACCATCTCGCCGAATATTACGCACCGAAAAACTTCAATTTCTGGTACTACTTCGGTTCGCTTGCCTTCCTCGTGCTGGTGAATCAGCTTCTCACCGGCATTTTTCTCACCATGAACTACAAGCCGGACGCCAGCATGGCATTCGCCTCGGTCGAATACATCATGCGAGACGTGGACTTCGGCTGGCTGATCCGCTACATGCACTCCACCGGCGCATCCATGTTCTTCGTGGTGGTCTACCTGCATATGTTTCGCGGAATGATGTATGGTTCCTACCGCAAGCCGCGCGAGCTCCTCTGGTTGATCGGCATGGGCATTTTCTTCATCTTGATGATGCTGGCGTTCACGGGATACATTCTGCCGTGGGGCCAGATGTCCTACTGGGGCGCCCAGGTGATCATCAGCATGATTGGCGCAATCCCGGTGATTGGACAAACCCTTTCCAACTGGATCCTGGGCGATTTCATGCTGTCGGACGCCGCGCTCAACCGTTTCTTCGCCTATCATGTGGTGACCCTGCCAGTCCTGCTTGTGACGCTGGTATTCGTCCATGTCGTCGCATTGCATGAAGTCGGTTCGAATAATCCGGACGGCATTGAAATCAAGGCGAACAAGGATCCGGTCACCCATATTCCGGTGGATGGAATCCCCTTTCATCCGTATTACACGGTGAAGGATATTTTCGGAGTGGTCGGATTTTTAATTGTGTTCTGCGGCATCATATTTTTTGCACCGGAGATGGGCGGTTATTTCCTTGAATACAATAACTTCATTCCAGCCAATACGCTCCAAACCCCCGATCACATCGCGCCGGTATGGTATTTCACCCCATACTACTCGATGCTGCGGGCGGTTACCGTCAACTTTCTCTGGATAGACGCAAAACTCTGGGGCATCGTGCTGATGGGCGCTTCGGTCGCAATCTTTGCCCTGCTGCCCTGGCTGGACCGCAGTCCCGTAAAGTCGATCCGCTATAAGGGGCCTTATTTCAAGATCGCCCTCACGCTTTTTGTCATTAGCGTTTTTGTGCTCGGCTGGCTCGGCACGAAATCGCCCACCCCGCTCTATACGCTGCTGGCACAAATATTCACGGTCATCTACTTCGCCTTCTTCGTTCTTATGCCGTGGTACAGCAAGATAGACAAAACCAAGCCTGAGCCGACAAGAGTGAAAGAATGA